From the Brachyspira intermedia PWS/A genome, the window TAACAAAAGGAAGTAGTCTTGCTACTTTTCTGCGACCAATGCGTAAATAACGTACCTTTACTTTATAATCCATAGTCTAAATCCTTATTTCTTACCTACTTTAGCGGCACCGGCATGAGATATAAATTTTCTTGTTGGTGCAAATTCGCCTAATTTATGACCTATCATATTTTCTTGTATATAAACTGCTACAAATGTTTTTCCGTTATGAACATTTATAGTAAAACCTATCATTTCTGGAATAATTGTTGAAGCACGGCTATAAGTTTTTATTTGATGCTTATTATCTCCAGCTTGTATCTTCTTAAAAAGATTCTTATCTACAAAAGGTCCTTTTTTAATAGAGCGAGACATTATTTCTTACCCCCTCTTCTCTTGATTATTAATCTGTCAGAATACTTGTGTTTCTTTCTAGTCTTGTATCCCTTAGTAGGTACACCTGTAGGTGAAACCGGATGTGGGTTACCTTGTCCGCTTTTACCTTCACCACCGCCGTGTGGGTGATCTACTGGGTTCATTACAACACCTCTTACTTTAGGTCTTCTACCTTTATGTCTAGTAGTTCCAGCTTTACCGTCTGTAGTATTGAAATGATCTAAATTTCCAATCTGACCTATAGTAGCATAACAATTTTCTAGTATTCTTCTTTCTTCGCCTGAACGAAGTCTTATTACACAATAACCGCCTGATTTAGCTGTTATTTGAGCACCACCTCCTGCTGCTCTAACAAGCTGACCGCCTTTTCCAGGAGTTATTTCAATGTTATGTATTATAGTACCTAATGGAATTTTTTTCAATGGTAAACTGCATCCAATTTTAACTTTTGCATTTTCACCGCTTACTACTCTATCGCCTACATTAAGTCCCAATGGCCATATTATGTATCTTTTCTCGCCATCTGTGTAGTGTAGTAAAGCTATACGAGCTGTTCTGTTAGGATCATACTCTATAGAAACTACTTTAGCTTCTACATCATGTTTATCTCTTCTAAAATCTACAAATCTAAATAGTTTTTTATGTCCGCCTCCGCGACGACGCATAGTTATACGACCATTTGAACCGCGTCCGCTTATACGTTTTTTTCCGCATACTAATGATTTACAAGGCTCATTTGTTGTAATATCCGAAAAATCTACTACTGTACGATAACGCAAACTTGGTGTTGTCGGTTTAAATTTCTTAATAGCCATCGGTATCCCTCATTATTTTACTATATCTATTGATTCTTTGCCGTCAAGAACTATTATCGCTTTTTTATAGCTGCGTGTATATCCGCGTCTGCTCATTCTGCGATTTTTCTTCTTAGGCTTAACATTTATTATCTTACAATCTAGCGGATGTACATTAAATATTTTCTCAACCGCTTTCTTTAATTCTGTCTTATTAGCGTCCTGTCTTACTTTAAATACATAATAACGCTTCTCTGTTCCTCTAGGCTCAGTTCTAAGCATATTACTTTTTTCTGTAAGTATAGGCTCAATTAAAAGTGAATACATGCTCATATTTTTTAACCCTTAATTCTAGCATTTAATTTAGATAAAGCTGTTTTAGTAAAATATACCTCATCAGCATAAAATAAAGGATGTATAGACATACTGTCTGCATTTACAAGCTTTAAATCTTTGATGTTTCTTAAAGATAATAATAATTTATTATAATTATCTCCTAAAGATTCATCTTTACCTACTACAAATGCCACCTTTCTTGTATTTGGTTCTTTAACCTTACTTATAAAACTAGCCATTCTTTTTGTTTTTGGAGCGTCAAAAGTAAAATCCTCAAAAACTTTAAGAACATTGCTTCCATATTTTAAAGATAAAACAGACAATAGAGCCTTACGTTTCATTTTCTTTGGCAATCTGTAGCTATAATCTCTAGGCTTTGGAGTATGTGTTTTACCACCGCCTACCCAAATTGGGGATCTAGTAGAACCTGCTCTAGCTCTTCCTGTGCCTTTTTGTCTCCAAGGCTTTTTACCGCCTCCTGAAACTTCTGCTCTTGTTTTTGTAGAGTGAGTTCCCTGACGTCTGTTAGCTAATTCATTTTTGATTGCTTCGTAAAGTAGATTATTGTTAACTTCTGATTTAAATATCTCGTCAACAATCTCTAAATTGCCTACGCTATCTCCATTTTCATTTAGTATTACTACTTCCATTTTATCATCCTGTTATTATTTCACTCTATTAATTCATTGAGTTTTTCTTCTTGTTACGTTTCTTTACTGCTGATGTTAATTTCACTATGCTATTTATAGCACCTGGTATAGCACCTTTTATCATAATCAAATTATCATCTGGTCTTATTTCAACTACTTTTAAGTTTTGTATAGTAGTCAAAGTATTACCCATATGTCCAGGCATACCTTTACCTTTCCATACTCTTGCAGGGTAGCTGTTACAACCTATAGAACCTGCTCTTCTTCTAAAGTTAGAACCATGGCTCATAGGACCGCCGTCATAATTATGTCTTTTCATTACACCGGCAAAACCTCTACCTTTACTCAAAGAACTAACATCTATAAAATCGCCTGCTTGAAATATATCTGCTTTAAGCTCTTGACCTACTGTATAAGAGCTAGCATCGTCCATTCTGAACTCTTTTAAATATTTCTTAGGCTCTAAATTTGCTTTTTTAAACTGACCTATTTGAGGCTTTTTTAAATGCTTTTCTTTCACGGCACCATAGCCTAATTGAATAGCACTGTAGCCATCTTTCTCATTATCTCTTATCTGCATAACTGTGCATGGTCCAGCCTCTACAACTGTTACTGCTATAGCATTACCAGTCTCATCGAAAACTGTTGTCATACCCAATTTTTTGCCAATTATTCCTACCATCGGCGAATCCTCTATAATGATTTTACTTACTACTTTTTAATGTTTCAAACTATTACAGATAAAACGTAGTAAAGCTTTATCTTTAATATTTTTTAATTAAACGCTTATTTAAGCTGAACATCAACCCCAGCTGGAAGCGCCAATTTTTTAAGAGACTCTGTTGTCTGAGGTGTTACATCAAAGATATCTATTAATCTTTTATATATACGCATCTCAAATTGTTCTCTTGACTTTATGTTTACATGCGGACTTCTTATTACTGTTACCTTACGTATACTTGTAGGCAATGGTATAGGTCCTGATACTCTAGCACCTGTTTTCTTTACACTAGCTACTATAGACTGAGCTGATTGATCAATAAGCTCAATATCAAAGGCTTTTAGTTTAACTCGTATTTTCTGTTCTTTCATAGCTTGAATTACTCGCTTTCTCTTAATTTATTAAAGGGTATATCTTTCAAAAAGGTATACCCTTTTATTTTCGCTCTAAATTATTCTAATATTTTTGTTACAACACCGTTACCTACTGTTTTACCACCTTCACGTATAGCGAATCTTTGTTTTTCTTCCATAGCGATTGGAGTGATAAGCTCGATAGTTAAGTTAGCGTTGTCACCAGGCATAATCATTTGTGCACCTTCTGCTAAGTTGATTACTCCTGTTACGTCTGTTGTTCTGAAGTACATTTGTGGTCTGTAACCGCTTACGAAACCGCTGTGTCTTCCGCCTTCTTCTTTTTTCAAGATATAAACTTCAGCTTCGAATTTTTTATGAGGTGTAATTGTACCTGGTTTAGCCAATACTTGTCCTCTTTCTACTGCTTTACGTTCAATACCTCTTAAAAGACATCCAACGTTATAACCAGCTATACCAACAACTTCTTTCTTGAACATTTCTACACCAGTACAAGTTGTTTTTTGAGTAGGTCTGATACCAACGATTTCAACTTCATTACCTTTCTCAATTTTACCTCTTTCAATTCTTCCTGTAACAACTGTACCTCTTCCAGGAATTGAGTATACGTCTTCGATTGACATTAAGAAGTCTTTATCTACTTCACGTACTGGATCTGGAATATATGTATCTAATGCATTTAATAAGTCTAATATACATTTACAATCTGGATCAGTTCTAGGATCTTTTCCTGCTTCGATTGCTTGAATAGCTTTGATTGCAGAGCCTCTGATGATAGGAGTTTTAGAACCATCGAAACCATAGTGGTCTAATACGTCTATTACTTCTGCCTCTACTATTTCAGCCATTTCTGGGTCATCTAATTTATCACATTTGTTTAAGAATACTACGATGTAGTTTACACCTACTTGTCTAGAAAGAAGTACGTGTTCTTTTGTTTGTGGCATTACACCGTCTTCTGCTGATACTACTAAGATAGCACCGTCCATCTGAGCAGCACCTGTAATCATGTTTTTAATGTAGTCAGCGTGACCTGGACAGTCTACGTGTGCGTAGTGTCTGTTGTCAGATTCGTATTCTACGTGTGATGTTGCGATTGTTAATATTTTTGTTGGGTCTCTTCTACCTTGACTTTCAGAAGCTTTTGCTACTGAGTCATAAGCAACTTTTTGTACTGTTGCTGGGAACATAGCAGATGATACTGCTGTTATTGCTGATGTTAATGTTGTTTTACCATGGTCAACGTGTCCGATAGTACCAACGTTTACGTGTGTTTTATTACCTTCGTAAGT encodes:
- the rpsS gene encoding 30S ribosomal protein S19; its protein translation is MSRSIKKGPFVDKNLFKKIQAGDNKHQIKTYSRASTIIPEMIGFTINVHNGKTFVAVYIQENMIGHKLGEFAPTRKFISHAGAAKVGKK
- the rplB gene encoding 50S ribosomal protein L2; this encodes MAIKKFKPTTPSLRYRTVVDFSDITTNEPCKSLVCGKKRISGRGSNGRITMRRRGGGHKKLFRFVDFRRDKHDVEAKVVSIEYDPNRTARIALLHYTDGEKRYIIWPLGLNVGDRVVSGENAKVKIGCSLPLKKIPLGTIIHNIEITPGKGGQLVRAAGGGAQITAKSGGYCVIRLRSGEERRILENCYATIGQIGNLDHFNTTDGKAGTTRHKGRRPKVRGVVMNPVDHPHGGGEGKSGQGNPHPVSPTGVPTKGYKTRKKHKYSDRLIIKRRGGKK
- the rplW gene encoding 50S ribosomal protein L23, producing the protein MYSLLIEPILTEKSNMLRTEPRGTEKRYYVFKVRQDANKTELKKAVEKIFNVHPLDCKIINVKPKKKNRRMSRRGYTRSYKKAIIVLDGKESIDIVK
- the rplD gene encoding 50S ribosomal protein L4; translated protein: MEVVILNENGDSVGNLEIVDEIFKSEVNNNLLYEAIKNELANRRQGTHSTKTRAEVSGGGKKPWRQKGTGRARAGSTRSPIWVGGGKTHTPKPRDYSYRLPKKMKRKALLSVLSLKYGSNVLKVFEDFTFDAPKTKRMASFISKVKEPNTRKVAFVVGKDESLGDNYNKLLLSLRNIKDLKLVNADSMSIHPLFYADEVYFTKTALSKLNARIKG
- the rplC gene encoding 50S ribosomal protein L3; the protein is MVGIIGKKLGMTTVFDETGNAIAVTVVEAGPCTVMQIRDNEKDGYSAIQLGYGAVKEKHLKKPQIGQFKKANLEPKKYLKEFRMDDASSYTVGQELKADIFQAGDFIDVSSLSKGRGFAGVMKRHNYDGGPMSHGSNFRRRAGSIGCNSYPARVWKGKGMPGHMGNTLTTIQNLKVVEIRPDDNLIMIKGAIPGAINSIVKLTSAVKKRNKKKNSMN
- the rpsJ gene encoding 30S ribosomal protein S10, which translates into the protein MKEQKIRVKLKAFDIELIDQSAQSIVASVKKTGARVSGPIPLPTSIRKVTVIRSPHVNIKSREQFEMRIYKRLIDIFDVTPQTTESLKKLALPAGVDVQLK
- the tuf gene encoding elongation factor Tu: MAKGTYEGNKTHVNVGTIGHVDHGKTTLTSAITAVSSAMFPATVQKVAYDSVAKASESQGRRDPTKILTIATSHVEYESDNRHYAHVDCPGHADYIKNMITGAAQMDGAILVVSAEDGVMPQTKEHVLLSRQVGVNYIVVFLNKCDKLDDPEMAEIVEAEVIDVLDHYGFDGSKTPIIRGSAIKAIQAIEAGKDPRTDPDCKCILDLLNALDTYIPDPVREVDKDFLMSIEDVYSIPGRGTVVTGRIERGKIEKGNEVEIVGIRPTQKTTCTGVEMFKKEVVGIAGYNVGCLLRGIERKAVERGQVLAKPGTITPHKKFEAEVYILKKEEGGRHSGFVSGYRPQMYFRTTDVTGVINLAEGAQMIMPGDNANLTIELITPIAMEEKQRFAIREGGKTVGNGVVTKILE